The Heteronotia binoei isolate CCM8104 ecotype False Entrance Well chromosome 6, APGP_CSIRO_Hbin_v1, whole genome shotgun sequence genomic sequence GCCTAGGGAGATGGCGAGTTCCCCcttactggcagtcttcaagcagcagctggacaaacacttgtcagggacgcTGTAGGCTGATTCTGCCttgcgcagggggttggcctGTATGGCTCCTTTCAGCTATATCATCCTAGGGCTGGATCCTACCAgctgttctgctggagaaagaaGAAGGGCTCTTTGGGGCCACTGAGAATGCTTTGCCAGGGACCGTGGGAGTTGTGCAGACAAAGCTGGGCCAGAGAGGAAAGGGGAATGGGGTAAGAGTGCAAAAGCTGGTAGGGACTGAAGGGCAGTGTATGGAGCAGCATTTGAGACCTCCTTTCCTGACTGATGCTTGAGGCAGATAGGAGACGGGACTGTTCCCTCAGCTTCCCAGGAGAGATCCTCCTCCACTCTTGCCATGAAGCTTCCTGCATTTTGGGCTTGATCCACCACCACTGCAGCTATTCTTCGTCCGAAGCAGAGGCGATGGGTCACTGGGATAGCTGGCTGAGGATGCAACTCTCTGGATTTTGCAGAAGAGGCACAGGATTCCTTATCACAGCTTACAAGTTCTACAAGCCACACTGAATGTACGCCCAGTCTCTCTGTAGCAGACCCTCCAGCCCTCAACCCAAGACCACTCTGTATGCTGACTGAATGTGCAGGGAGGGACAGAGGGCACAGGGGTGGAGAAAGTGTCCCTGTGTATGGCCCGGCCACCACACTGATGCCAGCTCTCCCTCTCCGTATGTTCAGTCGACTTATAGAGGGCTCATCTGTATGGGCTCCGATTTTTCTCTGTAGCACACTGTGCAATTCCCATGTTACATTCATTGCATGAACAGCTGAACACATGGCTGAAACTGCACCCTTATCCAGCTGCTGGTCCCCAGTCTCATTTGTAAAATGAACACACAGGGGCTCTTTCTTACCTATTTACATGCAGGATGTCCATGCattcagtgtagggttgccaggtctgcgttgaaaatacctggagactttgggggtggatccaggagagggcagagtttggggaggggtggaggcACAGCGTGGTGCAATGCCGTAAAGTCCCCctttcagccattttctccagaggagctgatctctgccagctggagatcagctggaaaagcagatctccaggccccacctgaaggctggcaaccctcatttGCCACTTTCATTCATAAtgaggctcagggcttttttttgtagcagaaactcatttgcatattaggccacacacccctgatgtagccactcctccaggagcttacagggctcttagtacagggcctattgtaagctccaggaggattggctgcatcaagggcgtgtggcctaatatgcaaaggagttcctactacaaaaaaagccctgatgaggcCTATCCAGCTTACCGTACCAGCCTCTTTTCCTCTGTCTCCTAATAACACAGAAGGGAAACTAGCGAACACTTGGTCAGTATCCAGACATTGGAGGTAAGCTGAATTCCTCTTCCTTGAACTACAAAGCTAAGCAAGCCGGTACCTAGAATGTTTCCCCCGCTTTGAGCTATCGATAGTGATGCTTAACAGACTGGACCAACATTAAACATTTAGAACAAGACGATTACATGTTTGGAATAGCAAACAGCAGGTTAGCTGAAGCTGACAAAACTTAGCGGGAAAGCACAATTCTGAACACACCAAGCCTGAATAGCCCAGAGCTCATCAAagcccagaagctaagcaaggttaggcatggttagtatttgaatgggagaccactatGGAAGACAAGAGTCGCTATGCAATGGCCAGCCATTTCTGTGACCTGGACAACCCATCaggggttgctgtaagttggttgcaacttgtcAGCACGTCAATATTTTAAAATTCACCCAGCATTTAAAACCTGAATACAACCTGCCTCCTCCTAACGCGTTTGGGATCGGAAATGTACTGTGGCTTTCCCTACAACGCAGCGACACGCAAGTCAGAGAGACTCAAGACAAGACGTTAGTGGCACACCCTTACAGGGCAACTTAAATCTCATTTTCAAAACAGATGGCACAAGATTGTGTTAAAGGAGCTCATGGCATCCTGGACCTGTGACAGTTTTTGCTTTTTGCAAGCAAGACGTTCTTCACAGGTTTTCACGAAGCCACTGGATATAGCTGTCCCTGATGCGAATCCCTGCCAAAAAGCGGGTCGGCCAAATGGTGAAGATCATGCAGCCGTGAAAGCAGTCTTCGAAGTGGTCCAGGGTTATCTCTACCCCAGCATCCTCCAGCCGTTTGGCGTACATGATCCCGTCGTCTCTCAGAACGTCAATCTCGCAAGTCAGGATGTAAGTCTTCGGCTGCAGCCGGAGGACCTGTTTTTCGGCTAGCAATGGAGCAGCACTGACATCAAGTAAGGAAGGGATAGCCCGCAAGATTTCCACTTCCCCCACGGTGGGGGTCACAGGTTTGTAGGTCTTTCTGAAACGAGGGGTGATGAGGGTAGTCCAATCCACGCGGTCCCTGAAAGGACCGGCTTGGCTCACATCCTGGGACGTGTGATTGTTGACCACCAGGGACTGGGCAAACTCATAGTTCCCATTGAAATAGTCTACCCAGAACTTCACCATGACAAATCGCGGCAGGACGGGGGCGAACTCGTTCTGCCGATAGGATGGAGTATTAAAATCAAACGCTTGAAGGATGGGGTAGATTAaagcctgcagtttaaatctgccaGTTTCATTCTGATCTTGACTCATCTGTAAAAGAGGAAAATGACAACGTAAGGGTCCCACTGGCTGCTACTGATGCAACAGAGAAGCTTTCCCCTGCATTTCCTCTCCCATTCTATTAGGGTTCCCAGACATAGCCTGGCTACAGCTGGAAGGGTCAAGGGAAGGATCACAGGGAATGGGAACACTGCTCAACGTGGTGACccaatatcacttctgggtgaagtgACATTACTGCCTTGGGCAGCACTCTAGGAATTCACTTAATATTTATGGTAAATACCAGAGATTAGGTTAATtcctagatcagaggtggccagactgtggctcgggagccagatgtggatctttcacatatattgtgtggctcttgaagtccccaccacccctttGGCTGGGTTGGAGAacatatttaaaattaaagttgctttctttccacctctccctccccaaatgtttccttccttccatccatccatccatccatccatccatccatccatccatccatccatccatcatctgacatttattctatatggctcttgtgttaagcaagtttggccatcccattCTAGATCATCACCCAACATGGATACATTGCTTAGGAGTGTTCACCTGGTAGTGTGGCTGCATTGAGCAACATTGTCTCCACCCCCAGttttgcttctgctgctgctctggGAAGCAAGAGGGGCTGGGGCCACAGGGAATGGAGGTTGCCCACCATAGAGGGTAACCTGGTTAGCCTGCATGCTATCCAAAATGGAGTTGTGGTGAATTACAATGAATTCCTCTCTGAAGGCCCCAAGTTAAGCCGTGTCGAGGTCAGAATGACAGCACTGTTTGGGAAAGATAGGCATACACACACATTCTGTAAGCAGGAAAAGAGCGGTCACCTCTTGGCACACGGCCGCTGCTAGGTTTCCTCCTGCGCTGTCACCAGAAATTGCAACTCTGCTGGGGTTGACCGAATACTGAGCCAGGACCTCGGGATGCATGAAGTGCCTTGTGGCCCGGAGAACGTCATTGAACTGCACCGGGAAATGGAAATCGGGCACGAGTCGGTACCTGCCAAGAGAAGAGCCGGTTCTATTACGAAGCAACACAGAGGTCTAGATTCCATCTGCAACTCTTGGACTGTAAGTACAACCTGGGAAGTTAGCACTTGTGTTTTCATCATGCCTTCACGCAACAGCTGTGTGGAATTTTGAGGAAAACCTTACTTGAGCTCCTTAGATCAGTCCTTAGTGAACTGCATTCCCCAAAACTCTTGAGTTTCTTTAAAACATGTTGAGGAATTTTCAGTACAATGATTGACACCAGCAACCAAGTGATCCCACCACTAGTATGAGAGTTCCTCTGCCACATGCTGCCCAGCCATAGGAGAGTGCTGGGCCCATTCTAGACTGCATCCTCAATTTGCAAGGAGgcagcaactgatgagagcaTGCATAGACCCATGCTGAAAAAACTGAGCTGAAGCTCTGTGTAATGtcaggagaaggaggctgacgaagtgatcgaaaccgtgagcagtcctttcataagcggttccttccttactctctccgcaTCGTTAGGAGtcaggcactgaggaaaaaagcattcacccacaactgagtctacttgAAGGAAGCTgatttacagggctactgaaagactgtgtgggaaaattcatatgctgaaagctcagtgttccttagttttgcactaaaacgtatttatacacgtttccgtgtaaatttcattgcttccggtggttttcCTGTTATtctcctgtagaaaatggctgctttggaaggtggactcttgtCATTATCCCCTGAAaagatccctcccttccccttctcaaaccccactcttTCCAAGCTTcacctcccaaaatctccaggtatttcccaacccactgCTGGCGACCCTAAGGTCTAAAGGTCTGGGACTCTGGGTACATGGACCGTGGCCTGGTTTACAGAAGGCAGTAGAACAGAATGCTCCTCTCAGGAATCCAGAAGAAAAGTTCCAGCTTTGAaaagtcttaaaaaaaaaaaagcagctcagTGCTGACAGAAAACTAGCAGAGCAGGGAAGaaatgagggacggtggctcagcggtagagcatctgcttggtgagcagaaggtcccaagttcaatccccagcatctccgactaaaaagggtccaggcaagtaggtgtgaaaaacttcaacttgagaccctggagtgccgctgccagtctgagtacacaatactgactttgatggaccaagggtctgattcagtataaggcagcttcatatgtttatatatatgtACCTCTTTCCTGCTCTGCTAGTTTTGTTTGTGAGGCAGTTTTTAAATGGAAACGAACTTTCCAAAAATGCAAACCTCAATGATCATTCATCTATAGCCGATCTTTTGCGATCTATTCTACCATCCTCAGCTTCCTTCTCAAAAGCGGAACATCTGGAAATTGCTCTAACTTCACAGAGAGATGGACTTCTCAACAATAtttaaggaaggggagggaaacatTACTCAGTGTCACCACCTTGTACTGTATAGAGATTTATTTAAGGCATTTTAAAAGCTGCTTTTCTCACAACAGGACTCAAGGGGGAACTCTTGCTGTTAAACTTGTAGAATATCCAGCCCTGTGGATTCCTCTTTGAGGACAGCGAATGTAATCTGGCTTGCTGCTTCCCTGAAGGCTCCTTCTGCCTTTTAGTACCTTTTGTGCTTCTCCCCCTCTTACAAAGTTTTATCAGAAAAGTACAGGAACCTTCAAGTAGGTTCTGGAACAACTAATTGGAACAAGAGGGAAGAAAATTCCACAAAGTTATGCAAAAGTCTGATCTCACAGATCAAACATTCCTGAGTAGAGGACAAGGGTGATAGTGGAAAGGTAAGGAATGTGGGGATTTTCAgttcaggagagagagaaaaaaccccAAGGCAGGATAAAAAAGAAGTTCATGGAAGTGTGTATGGACTGAAGAAAGTGGATACAATgaactttttcttcccctctttgtgATGCTAGAATGTAGGGTCCCCTACAAAATTGGTGGGCTCTAGATTCCCAAACTGACAAAAATGTCTTTACAAAACAGTTTGtcaacttgtggaattcactgccacaagctgTATCAATGGAATTTACTTCAATGCCTCCAACCTCAGATGATTTGAAAAGGAGATTAGCTtgctaaaatggaggacaggttCACCAGTTAGCCAAGATGGCTGAATAGAACTTCCATGTTCGGAGGCAGTTAGTGCCAGTTCCTGAGGGGAGGGaaggacaagaacaaaggggaagtCTGGTACACTTTCTAGGGTAtttggttggccaatgtgtgaaacAGGACATTGACTACATAGACTTTTTGACTGGCCAATACGTGAAACAGGATGTTTTTGACTGATCCAGCTTTTTACAAAAGAGGGGGTCCCCCATATGAAGTCCAAAGAGAAGCAACAGGAAAGTGGAAGAAAGAGATACCAGAAAGCCACCATTGGGAGGGGACAGGAAGAATTAGGCAATTAAACAACCCCTCCCCGCCGTAGTCTCCTCACAGATTAGACATGCTTGGAAAAGAAAGCAACAAGCACAGATGGTCACCTTTGGCACCTATCTTAAAGCCACTTCTGCATATTGTTAATAATCTCCAACCTAAAACCCAAACAAGGACACTTCTGAGTCAACTGACATTCAATAACCCGTAGTGGAACATTTCAGTCCGCCAAGAGGGCTAGCTTTGAAAGGTCTGTCATTCAAACATACAACCACTAGATGGCATCAGTTCCATTTAACCTGATAAAGCTGGAAAGGATCTAGGCTCACAGCCACACTCTCAAGTGAGCTCCTGGAGACGAAAAGATAACCTTGGATTGTTGCTTCCTTAAGAATTTGCTGCGGGTGCCGAAAAGGCTCTCAGAAATGATACTCCTTAAACACCCAACCCGGGTTGCATTCCAACGCATCAGCCAAATAACGTCCATTTCATACATTTGCTGCAGTGACTCACACAAGGACTCATgcaagcttatgctggaatacatTTTGCTAGTCTTCTATGGTGCCTGCTGCTCTCCTGTTGCATTGGGCTAAGAGCGGATTAACAAGGCTCGGGCTTGTCC encodes the following:
- the NCEH1 gene encoding neutral cholesterol ester hydrolase 1; the encoded protein is MKSAVVLLAGLCALTAYYVYLPLPSTVSEPWRLMLLDASFRVAQQTCNLAHYLGLGHHLRILNFIIGTFDKLNPQQAERVKITDTQFDGVEVRVYEPLGKAEKTLRRSVVYIHGGGWALSSTRGSFYNNLCSIVAESLDAVVVSIEYRLVPDFHFPVQFNDVLRATRHFMHPEVLAQYSVNPSRVAISGDSAGGNLAAAVCQEMSQDQNETGRFKLQALIYPILQAFDFNTPSYRQNEFAPVLPRFVMVKFWVDYFNGNYEFAQSLVVNNHTSQDVSQAGPFRDRVDWTTLITPRFRKTYKPVTPTVGEVEILRAIPSLLDVSAAPLLAEKQVLRLQPKTYILTCEIDVLRDDGIMYAKRLEDAGVEITLDHFEDCFHGCMIFTIWPTRFLAGIRIRDSYIQWLRENL